The DNA sequence GGGAGACAAGGCGGCAGGAGGCAGGAGGCGGGAGGCAGGAAGAGCAGGTACACGTCGGGCGCCGCGCCGGGAGGGGACGGAGGGGTGGCGGGGCATGGGAAAAGAAGTAGCTAGTAGCTGGTAGTTAGTAGTTAGGAAAAGAAGAGGACAGCCGAGGCGGCTGTCCGACAGAATTTCTTTTCTTACCTTCTAATTCCAGTATGACAAATCGGGAGGGGTTGTTTGCCCCTTTTCCACAGTTTTATTGTTCGTTCGGAATGAGCGAGTTACGCAGGAATCCAGATCTTGAGGGGCTTGACAAGAAAAAAAGGCTCACCACAGAGACACAGAGCACACAGAGAATCTCTTCTTCTGACCCTCTACTTCCAGTATGACAAATCGAATGGGGCTAATCCGACAATTTCCACAATTTTATTTTGCGAATGGAATGTGTGGGTTGCGGAGGAATCCAGATTTGGAGGGGCTTGACAGAAACAGCCGTCAGCCATCAGCGGTCAGCCGTCAGGCCCGCCCTAATGTAGCCCGGCCGGGGTGCTTGTTACGCTCGCTTCGCGAGCTGCGCGGCCGAGGGCGGCCGCGCCACGTAACCTCGCCTGCCCGGCCGAGGGCGGCCGGGCTACAACTTCGTTACAATGAACGGCGGACTGATATCCGAACGCCCCGTTTCCAGGAGGGCATCATGGCGACCAGATTGGTTGGATCGGCGATCCCGGCCGAGGACGCGAGCGAGGCCGCACGCCAACTGCTGCGGTCGGACAGTTGCGCGCTGGTGGTGGTGGACATGCAGGAGAAGCTGTTCCCCCCGATCTTCGAGAAAGAGCGGCTGGCGCGCAACGTGCAACTGCTGATCCGCCTGGCGAAGATCCTCCAGCTGCCCATCCTGGCGGCGACGCAGCACGTCAAGGGCCTGGGACCGATCATCCCCGAGATCGCTTCCCTGCTCGAGGGCACCCAGCCCATCAACAAGATGGACTTCAGCTGCCTCAGCAACCCCGAGTTCTGCGCGGCGGTGAAGCACCTGCCGCGGGAGCGCAACACCCTGCTGCTGTGCGGCATGGAAGCGCACATCTGCATCACCCAGACGGCGTTGGGGGCGCTCAATCAGGGATACATCGTGCACGTGGCGGCCGACGCGGTGAGCTCGCGCAGCGAGTCCAACTGGAAGATCGGGCTGGAGCGGATGAAGCAGGCGGGCGTGGTCATCTCCTCCACCGAGATGATGATGTACGAGCTGATGCGGGCCAGCGGCACACCGGTGTTCAAGGAAATGCTGCAGCACCTCAAATGAAGTACCCAGTACCCGGTACCAAGTACCAAGTCTGACGGTCGGGAGCCGTGGGCGGATCCGGCCCCTGTGGCGCGGGAAACCCAAGAGCTCACCGCAAAGGACACCAAGGTGGCACAAAGGAACACGAAGGAAGCCCCCACTAAGACTTCGAAAGCAAGCAAGAACGGCGCGGGCCAAAATGGCTACGCCATCCGCACCAAGCTGATCCACGGGACCTCGAAGACCGCGAAGTGGGATTTCTCCCACCACGTGGTCCCGCCCATCTCGTCCTCAGCCACCTTCCGGCTCAGCTCCGCCCACCGCGGGGCGCAGGGCTTCTTCGAGTTCGCCTGCGACCGGGTGGACGTGAAGCGGCACGTCCCTATCTACATCTACGACCGGCTGGACGAGCCCACGCGCGGGATGCTGGAAGAAAACCTGGCGGCGGCCGAGCAGGGCGACGTGGGGGTGTGCTTCGCCACCGGGATGGCGGCCATCACCGCCGCCATCAACGTGCTGGTGCGGGCGGGCGACGAGGTGCTGGCCCACGACACCCTCTACGGCTGCACCTATTCCTTCCTCACCAACTGGGCGCCGCGGCAGGGCGTGCAGGCGCGCTTCGTCAACATGCGCGACACCGCCGCGGTGGCCAAGGCGATCACGGCGAAGACCCGCGTCGTCTATTTCGAGACCCCGGTGAACCCGACGCTGGAGATCATCGACATCCCCGCCGTCCGCAGCGTGGTGGAGCACGCCAACAAGGGACGCAAGGCGGAGGAGCGCATCGCGATCGTGGTGGACAACACCTTCGCCACACCTTACTGCCAGCGCCCGCTGACCCTGGGCGCGCACGTGGTGGTGCACTCGCTGACCAAGGGGATCGGAGGCTTCGGCACCGACATGGGCGGAGTGGTGATCGGCCCCGAGTCGCTGCGCAACGTGCTCATGCTGTATCGCAAAGATTACGGCGGAGTGCTGGGGCCGAAGGCGGCGTGGAACATCCTGGTGTTCGGATTGCCGTCGCTGGCGGCGCGCATGGCCAACATGCAGCGCACGGCGATGCACGTGGCGCGCTTCCTGGAGCAGCACCCCAAGGTGGCGCGAGTGATGTATCCGGGGCTGACGTCGTTCCCGCAGCGCGAGCTGGCGGAGGAGCAGATGCACGACTACCGCGGCAAGTTCGCCCCCGGCTCGATGATCTATTTCACCCTGAAGGACAAGAAGGGCGACAACGCAGGCGCCGAGCGGTTCATCGACTACATCGCCGACCAGGCCTATTGCGTGACCCTGGCGGTGAGCCTGGGGCAGATCAAGACCCTGATCGAGAACCCGTACTCGATGACGCATAGCGCGTACCAAGCGGCGCGGGGCTCAGCCAAGAACCAACTGGAGCAGGCGGGCACGCGGGGCATCGAGCCGGGCGGCATCCGGCTGTCCATCGGGCTGGAGGACCGGCACGACATCATCGCCGACCTGGAGAAGGGGCTAGCGGTGGTGTAGGGGCAGGCAGCAGGCAGCAGGCGGCAGTCGGCAGGCGGCAGACGGCGGCGGGCCCGCGCGAGGGCGCGCGGGCTACTTTGTCCAGAAGGGTCGCCACTCACACCGCGGCTTTGGCGAAGGTGTCGACCTCCTGGCGGAAGCGCTGGTTGGCGAAGTGGAGGTAGTCGTCGCGCGCCAGCACCGGGCGGCTGACGGCGGCCATGGTCGCGGTCAAGATGGAGCCGGTGGTGGCCAGTTCGCGGCCGGCGTTGTGGGCGGCCTGCAGCACGTCGCGCACCGGGGCCCCCATCTCCAGCATGGTGGAGAAGCCTGGGGCGTGCGGGCGTAGCAGGGCGCCGGCGAAGTCCAGGCCGATCACGCGGCAGAGGGTGCGCATCTGCTCCAGCAGCGGGTCGAAGTTGTCCATCTCCCAGAAGCCGCAGGTGGAGACCAGCACCACCTTGGCGCGGGGCGTCCCCTCGCGGATGGGATGCGAGCAGTGTCCGGATTGCAGGGTGATGAAAGGCTCGATCAGCGGCAACATGCGGTCCATGAGGTTCTTCAAGGGACCGGGCGCGCCCCAGACGAAGACCGGGGTGGCAAAGACCCAGACGTCGGCGGCGCGCAGCTTGACGTGGACCATCTGCATGTCGTCCTGCTGGGCGCAATGCCCGGGGGTCTTGAGCCAGCACTGGAAATCCTCCAGGCAAGGCAGGATCTGGAGGTCGCGGGTGTAGAGGACATCGACGCC is a window from the Terriglobales bacterium genome containing:
- a CDS encoding hydrolase; the encoded protein is MATRLVGSAIPAEDASEAARQLLRSDSCALVVVDMQEKLFPPIFEKERLARNVQLLIRLAKILQLPILAATQHVKGLGPIIPEIASLLEGTQPINKMDFSCLSNPEFCAAVKHLPRERNTLLLCGMEAHICITQTALGALNQGYIVHVAADAVSSRSESNWKIGLERMKQAGVVISSTEMMMYELMRASGTPVFKEMLQHLK
- a CDS encoding flavodoxin family protein; protein product: MASRCAMKVLAINGSPLKDKGNTARILQPFLDGLSDGGAGVDVLYTRDLQILPCLEDFQCWLKTPGHCAQQDDMQMVHVKLRAADVWVFATPVFVWGAPGPLKNLMDRMLPLIEPFITLQSGHCSHPIREGTPRAKVVLVSTCGFWEMDNFDPLLEQMRTLCRVIGLDFAGALLRPHAPGFSTMLEMGAPVRDVLQAAHNAGRELATTGSILTATMAAVSRPVLARDDYLHFANQRFRQEVDTFAKAAV
- a CDS encoding aminotransferase class I/II-fold pyridoxal phosphate-dependent enzyme — encoded protein: MARETQELTAKDTKVAQRNTKEAPTKTSKASKNGAGQNGYAIRTKLIHGTSKTAKWDFSHHVVPPISSSATFRLSSAHRGAQGFFEFACDRVDVKRHVPIYIYDRLDEPTRGMLEENLAAAEQGDVGVCFATGMAAITAAINVLVRAGDEVLAHDTLYGCTYSFLTNWAPRQGVQARFVNMRDTAAVAKAITAKTRVVYFETPVNPTLEIIDIPAVRSVVEHANKGRKAEERIAIVVDNTFATPYCQRPLTLGAHVVVHSLTKGIGGFGTDMGGVVIGPESLRNVLMLYRKDYGGVLGPKAAWNILVFGLPSLAARMANMQRTAMHVARFLEQHPKVARVMYPGLTSFPQRELAEEQMHDYRGKFAPGSMIYFTLKDKKGDNAGAERFIDYIADQAYCVTLAVSLGQIKTLIENPYSMTHSAYQAARGSAKNQLEQAGTRGIEPGGIRLSIGLEDRHDIIADLEKGLAVV